From a region of the Methanobrevibacter sp. V74 genome:
- a CDS encoding flavodoxin family protein yields the protein MKTIVVNASPRKKWNTAEIMQSAQKGAESVGAETEYINLYDLVFKGCRSCLACKLKEKTKCKCYWRDDLTPLIDKIFDADALLIGSPIYFGQPTSEFRALVERLIFCIMSYDDGSSYFAGNVNVGIFYTMNAPLDFYEQSMKDSLTNTEFLFSFLNGEIVTYPVCDTIQVSDYSKFNMNGFSQELKEKQWVLQFPKDLEKAFEIGAQLSK from the coding sequence TTGAAAACAATTGTAGTTAATGCTAGTCCTAGAAAAAAATGGAATACTGCTGAAATAATGCAATCAGCTCAAAAAGGTGCTGAATCTGTTGGAGCTGAAACAGAATATATAAATTTATATGATTTAGTTTTTAAGGGATGTAGAAGTTGCCTTGCTTGTAAACTAAAAGAGAAAACCAAATGTAAATGTTATTGGAGAGATGATTTGACTCCATTAATTGATAAAATATTTGATGCTGATGCCTTATTGATAGGTTCGCCAATTTACTTTGGTCAACCTACAAGTGAGTTTAGAGCATTAGTTGAGAGATTAATTTTTTGTATCATGTCATATGATGATGGATCAAGTTATTTTGCAGGCAATGTTAATGTAGGGATATTCTACACGATGAACGCTCCGTTAGACTTTTACGAGCAATCCATGAAGGATAGTTTAACGAATACTGAGTTTTTATTCTCATTTTTAAATGGGGAGATAGTAACTTATCCTGTTTGCGATACGATTCAGGTTAGTGATTATTCAAAATTTAATATGAATGGTTTTTCGCAGGAACTTAAAGAAAAACAATGGGTTTTACAATTTCCTAAGGATTTAGAAAAAGCTTTTGAGATTGGTGCGCAATTGAGCAAATGA
- a CDS encoding DUF169 domain-containing protein, with the protein MSFVAQTVSKREPTFFGRENATCAGIYPGLGWGSSFKNDSEKAFQAIFLSCGVDSTDNKKEYLKKLENRPPHVKQMFSEGERIYKDFETAYENISSRPIYDTEDYVVFKPLEDLEDGEIPNSVIFTVDAFKLMLLLQLDGSHRSKSNYVCVPQSSACQSIGCFVFEQEEQDDPHMVLEPVDLSVRSHMKHFIPNDYVTLAMPWKLFLKLEEISKNSIFQSSLLHNIDK; encoded by the coding sequence ATGTCTTTTGTTGCGCAAACTGTTTCTAAAAGAGAACCTACTTTTTTTGGTCGTGAAAATGCAACTTGCGCCGGCATTTATCCAGGTCTTGGATGGGGCAGTAGTTTTAAAAACGATAGTGAAAAAGCATTTCAGGCAATATTCTTGTCATGTGGTGTTGATTCAACAGATAATAAAAAAGAATATCTAAAAAAATTAGAAAATAGGCCTCCTCATGTAAAACAAATGTTTAGTGAAGGGGAGAGAATTTATAAAGATTTTGAAACGGCTTATGAAAACATCTCTTCAAGACCAATTTATGATACAGAAGACTATGTTGTTTTTAAACCGTTAGAAGACCTTGAAGATGGTGAAATTCCAAATTCTGTAATTTTTACAGTTGATGCATTTAAATTAATGTTACTTTTGCAACTTGATGGTTCTCATAGGTCTAAAAGTAACTATGTCTGTGTTCCACAATCTTCAGCCTGTCAAAGTATTGGTTGTTTTGTTTTTGAGCAAGAGGAGCAGGATGATCCTCATATGGTTTTAGAACCAGTTGACCTTTCAGTTAGAAGTCATATGAAACATTTTATTCCAAATGATTATGTTACATTAGCTATGCCTTGGAAGTTATTCTTAAAATTAGAAGAAATTAGTAAAAATAGCATTTTTCAATCATCATTATTACATAATATTGATAAATAG
- a CDS encoding arsenate reductase family protein, which yields MVTKKHEIIKVLFVQYPKCSTCRKAKKWLDEHNIEYDSRHIVEDNPQSDEIEIWWKKSGLPLKRFFNTSGMKYRELKLKDSLPDMSEQEQFDLLATDGMLVKRPIIVGDDFVLVGFKVKEWEEKLL from the coding sequence ATGGTAACGAAAAAGCATGAGATAATCAAAGTATTATTTGTACAATACCCTAAATGTTCAACTTGCCGTAAAGCTAAAAAATGGTTAGATGAGCACAATATTGAATATGACTCAAGACACATTGTTGAAGATAATCCGCAATCAGATGAAATCGAAATTTGGTGGAAAAAATCAGGTCTGCCACTTAAAAGATTTTTCAACACTAGCGGCATGAAATATCGTGAATTAAAGCTTAAAGATAGCCTTCCAGATATGTCCGAACAAGAACAATTTGATTTACTTGCAACTGATGGAATGCTTGTTAAAAGACCGATCATTGTTGGAGATGACTTTGTCTTAGTTGGTTTTAAAGTTAAAGAATGGGAAGAAAAATTGTTATAA
- a CDS encoding nitroreductase family protein yields the protein MSDFEEILNTRRSIREYKDMDVENEKILKILKAGMQAPGSRLGAEPWEFVVVKNKETLAKIGEIKPRVTNAPVAIVLVANIERAFYKTVWQQDMGAAAENMLLEAVNLGLGGLWNGVAPDEERMVEIGKIIGIEDISETKPFCIITLGYPADGWQNRFMDKFDERKIHYEKY from the coding sequence ATGTCTGATTTTGAGGAAATACTAAATACAAGAAGAAGCATTCGTGAATATAAAGATATGGATGTTGAAAATGAAAAGATTCTTAAAATATTAAAAGCAGGAATGCAAGCGCCAGGATCAAGATTAGGTGCTGAACCATGGGAATTTGTTGTTGTAAAAAATAAGGAAACTCTAGCTAAAATTGGTGAAATTAAACCACGTGTTACAAATGCGCCAGTTGCAATTGTTCTTGTAGCAAATATTGAAAGAGCATTTTATAAAACAGTATGGCAACAAGATATGGGGGCTGCAGCTGAGAATATGTTGCTTGAAGCAGTAAATCTTGGTTTAGGTGGACTTTGGAATGGAGTTGCACCTGATGAAGAGCGAATGGTTGAAATTGGTAAAATAATTGGAATTGAGGATATTTCTGAAACTAAACCGTTCTGCATAATCACATTAGGTTATCCAGCCGATGGTTGGCAAAACAGGTTCATGGATAAATTTGACGAGAGAAAGATTCACTATGAAAAATACTAA
- the serS gene encoding serine--tRNA ligase: protein MLDIKLFRENPELIIDSEKKRFRDTENVEKVIEYDTLWREGERKLNSLRSEKNKLSKSFKKAKEEGNLDEVIKRSKEVAAEIKELTVKDAECLKLRDDFRYKVGNIIDDDVPISDTEDDNEVVRTHGDIKEFDFEPLNHVDLINRIDGADLETAASIAGARFYYLKRDILHLNLALIQFALSELESEGYIPMQTPFFVKGEVAAETSELGEFEETLYKVENEDMYLIATAEQTLAALHRDEIISPNDLPLRYCALSTCFRKEAGSHGKDTLGIFRVHQFEKIEQFIYSTPEDSRNQHDHLMEVTERIYQKLGLPYQVITIVSSALNDNAAIKYDLEAWFPGSKSFRELVSCTNCKDYQARKTKTRFGRAGSGDAQILHTLNSTAIATERTMCCILENYQQADGSVKIPEVLVPYMNGITVIEAKK from the coding sequence TTGTTAGATATAAAATTATTCAGAGAAAATCCCGAATTGATTATAGACTCTGAAAAGAAGAGATTTAGAGATACTGAAAATGTTGAAAAAGTAATAGAATATGATACTTTATGGAGGGAAGGTGAAAGAAAACTTAATTCCCTTAGGTCTGAAAAAAATAAATTATCAAAATCATTTAAAAAAGCAAAAGAGGAAGGTAATTTAGATGAGGTAATTAAGAGGTCAAAAGAAGTTGCAGCTGAAATCAAGGAGCTTACTGTAAAAGATGCTGAATGCCTTAAACTTCGTGATGATTTTAGATACAAAGTAGGAAACATAATTGATGATGATGTTCCAATTTCAGACACCGAAGATGATAATGAGGTAGTTAGAACCCATGGGGATATTAAGGAATTTGATTTCGAACCTTTAAATCATGTGGATTTAATTAATAGAATTGATGGTGCCGACCTTGAAACCGCAGCAAGTATTGCTGGAGCAAGATTTTATTACTTGAAAAGAGACATCCTACATTTAAACTTAGCTTTAATTCAATTTGCACTTTCAGAGCTTGAAAGTGAAGGTTATATTCCAATGCAAACACCATTCTTTGTAAAAGGTGAAGTCGCAGCTGAAACTTCTGAATTAGGCGAATTTGAAGAAACCTTATACAAAGTAGAAAATGAAGACATGTATTTGATTGCAACTGCAGAACAAACTCTAGCAGCACTTCACAGAGATGAAATTATCTCCCCTAATGATTTACCACTTAGATACTGTGCCCTATCAACTTGTTTTAGAAAAGAAGCAGGTTCTCATGGGAAAGATACTTTAGGAATCTTCAGAGTTCATCAATTTGAAAAAATTGAACAATTCATTTATTCAACTCCTGAAGATTCAAGAAATCAGCATGATCACTTAATGGAAGTGACTGAAAGGATTTATCAAAAATTAGGCCTTCCATATCAAGTTATAACTATTGTATCGTCTGCTTTAAATGACAATGCAGCTATTAAATACGATTTAGAAGCTTGGTTCCCAGGTTCTAAATCGTTTCGTGAATTAGTGTCCTGCACTAATTGTAAAGATTATCAAGCTCGTAAAACCAAAACACGTTTTGGAAGAGCAGGTTCTGGTGATGCTCAAATACTACACACTCTAAACAGTACAGCCATTGCTACTGAAAGAACCATGTGTTGTATTTTAGAAAACTATCAACAAGCTGATGGTTCTGTTAAAATTCCTGAAGTGTTAGTCCCTTACATGAATGGAATAACAGTTATTGAAGCTAAAAAATAG
- a CDS encoding transcriptional regulator — protein MGDETLKFLQRSKYRPLLLKSLENEVLMPKEISQHCGIRISHVSKVLAELKSKELIEILNPEEYKGRLYRLSDKGIYYLKKLDE, from the coding sequence ATGGGTGATGAAACATTGAAATTTTTACAAAGATCTAAATACCGACCACTTCTTTTAAAATCTTTGGAAAATGAGGTGTTAATGCCTAAAGAAATATCTCAACATTGCGGTATTAGAATTAGTCATGTTAGTAAGGTATTAGCAGAGCTAAAAAGCAAAGAATTAATAGAAATCCTTAATCCTGAAGAATATAAAGGAAGATTGTACAGGTTAAGCGATAAAGGTATTTATTATTTAAAAAAATTAGATGAGTAA
- a CDS encoding ferritin yields MVSENMEKALNAQLNAEIYSGYLYLSMAAYFEDEDLSGFANWMRVQANEELDHGMKFYDYIIRRGASVTLTAIEGPQTEWDSPLASLEHVLKHEQMVTGLINNLVNLAIEEKDHATNNFLQWFVEEQVEEEENAMELLAKAKLADGDKRLMYQLNNELGERVPSQD; encoded by the coding sequence ATGGTATCTGAAAATATGGAAAAAGCATTAAATGCTCAATTAAATGCTGAAATTTACTCTGGATATTTATATTTATCCATGGCAGCTTATTTTGAAGATGAAGACTTATCCGGTTTTGCTAATTGGATGAGAGTACAAGCAAATGAAGAATTGGATCATGGAATGAAATTTTATGATTACATTATAAGAAGGGGAGCTTCCGTAACCTTAACTGCAATCGAAGGACCTCAAACCGAATGGGATTCTCCATTAGCATCACTTGAACATGTGCTTAAACATGAACAAATGGTAACCGGTTTAATTAATAATTTAGTTAACTTAGCTATTGAAGAAAAAGACCATGCAACTAACAACTTCTTACAATGGTTTGTTGAAGAACAAGTTGAAGAAGAAGAAAATGCAATGGAATTACTAGCTAAAGCTAAATTAGCTGATGGTGATAAAAGATTAATGTATCAGTTAAACAATGAATTAGGTGAAAGAGTACCTTCTCAAGACTAG
- the nudC gene encoding NAD(+) diphosphatase, with product MIEKSLYENYQIDFDETITPDSEDYLFVFNKNRELYLDDDKKLPKSLDNFDINFCLYIGTYCDKKAFAAHVETEEEYCNLADVYEFNHDLYHIASRAVLVNDWYNIFQYCGHCGAKNVIDEKDMMMKCLECGQVHYPRIAPAIIVAITKDDKLLMARHSYHKNHPYTIIAGFVEPGENLEEAVEREIDEEVGIKVKNITYQKSQSWPFPNSLMIGFTAEYESGELKIDDDELIEAKWLSRDEIKNHPSDISISHWLIDNFING from the coding sequence ATGATAGAAAAATCACTTTATGAAAATTACCAAATTGATTTTGATGAAACAATAACACCGGACAGTGAGGATTATTTATTTGTTTTTAATAAAAATAGGGAATTATACTTAGATGACGATAAAAAATTGCCAAAATCTCTAGATAACTTCGACATTAATTTTTGTTTATACATTGGCACCTATTGTGATAAAAAAGCATTTGCAGCCCATGTTGAAACAGAAGAGGAATATTGTAATTTGGCAGATGTATATGAGTTTAATCATGATTTATACCACATTGCATCAAGAGCTGTCCTTGTAAATGATTGGTACAACATTTTCCAATATTGCGGACATTGCGGTGCAAAAAACGTTATAGATGAAAAAGACATGATGATGAAATGTCTTGAATGTGGACAAGTTCACTATCCAAGAATTGCACCTGCCATAATTGTTGCAATCACTAAGGACGATAAATTGCTAATGGCAAGACACAGTTATCACAAAAATCACCCATACACAATAATTGCAGGTTTTGTTGAACCTGGAGAAAACCTTGAAGAAGCCGTTGAAAGGGAAATTGATGAGGAAGTTGGAATTAAAGTTAAAAATATTACTTATCAAAAAAGTCAATCCTGGCCATTTCCAAATTCTTTAATGATTGGATTTACAGCAGAATATGAATCTGGTGAACTGAAAATTGATGATGATGAATTGATTGAAGCTAAATGGCTTAGTAGAGATGAAATTAAAAATCATCCATCTGACATCAGTATTTCACATTGGTTAATTGATAATTTTATTAATGGTTAA
- a CDS encoding MalY/PatB family protein, protein MKNTKYDFTTVVDRKNTNSVKWDFFDDDLPMWVADMDFKVAPKIQEAIVKRASHPIYGYTFIPDELFEAYINWWERRYDFKMSKEEMAYSTGVMSSISAMIKCLTEIGEEILIQSPVYHVFSYFIEDNHRKVLDNELVYENGGYKIDFEDLDEKLSRVNVMILCNPHNPVGKIWSREDLDKIEDLCLKHDVTLISDEIHCDLTNPDVKYNPFRSADNVIRCLSPSKSFNIAGFQSSIVQTQNLELLNKIKTGIHLDNSDSCNVFATTAVIAAYNDSEDWFEELMEVLYENKQIVDEFLTNELPIIKLVQCDATYLLWLDCSKLNVHSKVLCEFLRENQGLFLSPGHEFGGNGKNFLRMNIACPKDLLLQGLYKLKSGIITYKTFNK, encoded by the coding sequence ATGAAAAATACTAAATATGATTTTACAACGGTTGTAGATAGAAAAAACACCAATTCCGTTAAATGGGATTTTTTTGATGATGATCTTCCAATGTGGGTAGCAGATATGGATTTTAAAGTGGCTCCTAAAATCCAGGAAGCTATTGTAAAGAGAGCATCTCATCCAATATACGGATATACTTTTATTCCAGATGAGCTATTTGAAGCTTATATTAACTGGTGGGAAAGACGATATGATTTTAAAATGTCAAAAGAGGAAATGGCATATTCTACAGGTGTAATGTCATCAATATCTGCAATGATTAAATGTTTAACAGAAATTGGTGAAGAAATATTAATTCAATCACCAGTTTACCATGTATTTTCCTATTTTATTGAAGATAATCATCGTAAGGTCTTAGATAATGAGCTGGTATATGAGAATGGAGGATATAAAATCGATTTCGAGGATTTAGATGAGAAATTATCAAGAGTTAATGTGATGATACTTTGTAATCCCCACAATCCAGTTGGTAAAATTTGGTCTAGAGAGGATTTAGATAAAATTGAAGACTTATGTCTAAAACATGATGTTACTTTAATATCTGATGAAATTCATTGTGATTTAACTAATCCTGATGTTAAATACAATCCATTCAGATCAGCTGATAATGTTATCAGGTGCTTATCGCCTTCAAAATCATTTAATATTGCAGGTTTTCAAAGTTCAATCGTTCAAACTCAAAATTTAGAGTTATTGAATAAGATTAAAACAGGAATACATCTGGATAATTCTGATTCCTGCAATGTATTTGCTACAACTGCTGTCATTGCTGCCTATAACGATTCTGAAGACTGGTTTGAAGAGCTTATGGAGGTATTATATGAAAATAAACAAATAGTTGATGAATTTTTAACTAATGAATTGCCTATAATTAAATTAGTTCAATGTGATGCGACTTATTTATTATGGCTTGATTGTTCTAAGCTTAATGTTCACTCAAAAGTATTATGTGAATTTTTAAGAGAAAATCAAGGATTATTCTTATCTCCAGGTCATGAATTTGGCGGTAATGGTAAAAACTTTTTAAGGATGAATATTGCTTGTCCTAAGGATTTACTGCTCCAAGGACTATATAAATTAAAATCAGGAATAATTACTTATAAAACATTCAATAAATAA